ATAAAATATTGTATCGCCTTAAAATTTTACTACGGTTAAGACCAGGAGGCGGGACACCCCCTTCAATATAATTAACAATATTTTAACATTTAATATAAAACCCTCGTAGGTCCACTGCGTAGGTAAGGGTGATTCTAATCTAAAAATTAATAATAATGAAAAAAACGAAATTAGTTATTGGGCTTGGGGCATTGGCCCTGACAGCCATAGTATTGGTTGCCGCAGATCACATCGATGCACCGGATTCCATGGGAACCACTGCCGATATTGCCGACTTTTATGCTTTTGAGCCTACTGAGGGTTCAGACAACACTGTGTTTGCTGTAGACATTCAATCCAATGTATTGCCAGATTTGGCATACGGCACATTTGATGAGAATGTATTGACCGAAATCAATATCGATACGGATGGAGATTTGGTAGAGGATTTGGTAATCCAGGCCATTCCAAGAGATGGAAAAATGTACTTCTTTGGGCCGGTTGCTCCAACCACTACAGGAATAAGTGGTCAAGTGATGGTAGATAGTCCCTTAGGTTCCGTAGATATTTCTTCGGATACCGCCATTGTGGAAACCACCGATGATGGGGTTTCCCTATTTGCTGGACCAAGGCAGGATGCCTTCTTCTTTGACTTTTTTCAATTCAATGCGGTAATTGGGGGAATGGCACCAGATGGATTTAAACCTGCGGGTGATCCCAATTCAACTGACGACGATGATACTACAGCTGTGGATACTTTTGATGATGCCAACACTATGTCTATCGTCGTAGAAATTCCAAATAGTATGTTGGGAGAGACAACTGCGACAAATGTTTTGGGATTAAATGTGTATAAGACCTGGGTCACCACCAATGCCAAACAATAATAATCAAACTGTAAAAAATAAAAAGATGAAACTAAATAATATAAAAATTTTGTTCTTAGCCGTAGGCTCACTGGCCATGCTGGCTTCTTGTAATAATGATGACGACTATACACCACCTATGGCAATGGCCACCTGTAACGATGGCATGATGAACGGTGATGAAACCGGTGTGGATTGCGGTGGGTCCTGTACCCCTTGCGAAGATGGAATGGAGCCCATGATGCCTGATTTCTCTGGAACATACACCCAAATAGATTTTATGGGTAGACCGGGAATCAATACGGTACTAAGTGCTGACGACGAGACCAAAAATGCCCATAACATGGCTATCCCTTCCGAGATGGGAGCAATGTTCCAAGCAGGTTTTGAAGCACGTTTGGAAGCTTATCACGATGTGTATGCCAACATATTGGGCGCAGATCCTGCGGCCGTAAATTTTGAACCAAATATTCTGGGCGATATTTTGAACGGACCGGAAGATGATGGGTTTACCAACAATCCGGTATCAGCAACGGTACTTACTACCGTATTGGCCAATGATGTTCTAGAGGTAGCTCCGGATTTACCAACAACCTATTTTAACCCTGGTATGGGTGCCCCTAATTATGAAGGTGCTATAGGACTCACTGGAAGAACCCCACAAGACGATGTCATAGATATTTCCCTAATATTATTATTTGGAGGTGGTGATGGAGCACGTTTCAGCGGTCAGGATACGGATATGGACGGAATGCAAGATTTACCAAGATTAACATCAGATGGTGTTGGGCTTACTGCCGATATTTCAACAACATTCCCTTATTTGGGAGCTCCTGAATAAAGACTATGAAAAAGAGGAGCAAGGGGGAGCTTTAAATCTCCCCCTTATTTTAAATGCCTAAAAACAACAATCCAAAAGAAACCGACAATGAAATTTTACATCTATTTTTTAGCCCTGTTACTTACGTTTTCCTGTAGTGAAAAGGCACATGAAACTGTAGCAAGCGAAGCGGACTACAATCCGTATTTAAAGACTGAACCTACTAAGACCACATCCAAATATTATGAATTATGGAATGCCAAAATAAGGCCGGATAGTATGCAGCTTACCAGTTTTGGTATTGTAGGCGGAGAGTACAATAGATATTTTAAGGAAACCGGGGATATTTCCTATTTAAAAAAGGCGGAGCAAAGTCTCACAAGGGCCGTTGAAATCGCATCTATAGGTAGGGCCGGTTATAGAAGGTCCTTGGCTAGAAACTATATTTCCCAGCATAGGTTTAAGGAGGCATTGGTCATGGCCAAGGAAGCTAGAAAGTTGGGTGCTGATCCAAAGGAAAGTCAGTTCCTGCTTTTTGATGTGCACATGGAATTGGGAAATTACGGGTTAGCGGAAAAATATCTGGACAGTACTAAAAACATGAAGGATTTTGGCTACCTGATCAGACTGGCCAAATGGAACGATTATAAAGGCGACTTGGATGCGACCATCACCTTTATGGAAAAGGCTAAATCCATTGCCTTGGAGTCCAAGAATAAATCCTTGATGTTATGGAGTTTGACCAATTTGGCCGACTATTACGGGCATGCAGGAAGATTGAAGGATTCGTACGAACATTATTTAAAGGCATTGGAAATCGATTCCAATAATGCCTATGCCAAAAAAGGTATAGCATGGATCGTTTTTTCAAATGATAAAAATCCGGAGGAAGCCCTAAGAATCCTTGATTCGGTCACCATGACCTATAATGCCCCTGATTATTATTTGCTGAAGGCAGAAATAGCGGATTATATGGGAAACAACCTTATCCGGCTAAAAAATCTAGACGAATATTTCCAAAGAGTGGACAACCCGTCCTATGGAGGTATGTATAATGTTTACAATCTAGGCCTGTACATTGATGAGACCAAACAATATGAAAAGGCTTTGGAATTGGCAAAACAGGAAGTTCAGAATAGACCTACCCCGGAATCCTATAGTTGGTTAGCATATACTTACTTAAAAGCAGGTGATAAGGACAGGGCCAAGGAATTGATGGATATTTATGTGGTGGACAAAACCTATGAGCCCGCTTTGTTGTACCAGGTTGCGGAGGTATATAAGGCCCATAATGATGTTAAGAAGGTTAAGGAATTAAAAAATGAACTTATTGGAGCGGCTTATGAATTAGGTCCCCTTATGGAAAAACAAATTCAGGACTTATAATTGGTAAACACAGTTTTCATTTCTGGTTTGTTTTAGGTTGGATTGTTTTGTTGAAATCGCCATGGCTTAATGTCATGGCGATTTTTTTGGATGCATTTCATCGAAAAGTTAACGAATTTTAACAATTGGTAGGATGAAATACATATATTTATCGGTGAAATACATTCATGTTCTATTTTATAAGCCCCAAAACTTTGAAATAGTATACGAATTTAACCGAACCAAACTTTTAAAATTCACGTGTTATGGAATACCTACTCTTTGCTTTGTGGATTGCACTCATGGCCATTATGCTCGGAAAAACAATTGTGGCCCATCGCTCACTCAAAAAAATGTTGGATAGGAAATAAAACTACGCTTCCTTAATCAATTTTCGTATTAGTACTGGTAATAGGAGTAGATCCAATACCAAGGCCGTCACTAAAGTTACACTGATAATCAAACCTATGGTGATGCTGGGCTGATGAATGGAAAACAGCATGACCATAAATCCAAAAAACAGGATGATTGTGGTAATAACAAGGGCTCTACCCGTATGGGCGAAAGTTTTTTCCAATGCTTCCTCTTGAGTAAGCCCCTGGCTTATCCCTAACTTGTATTTACCTAAAAAATGTATGGTATCGTCCACCGCTATGCCAAAAACTATGGCGAATACTACCGATAAGGAGGCTTCCAAGGGTATGTTCAAAAAGCTTAGAACGCCCCCCGCAAAAAGAATGGGAAGTATATTGGGGATGATCGAAATAACGAACATCTTAAAGTTTCTAAAGACAAAT
This window of the Maribacter cobaltidurans genome carries:
- a CDS encoding DUF4331 family protein, encoding MKKTKLVIGLGALALTAIVLVAADHIDAPDSMGTTADIADFYAFEPTEGSDNTVFAVDIQSNVLPDLAYGTFDENVLTEINIDTDGDLVEDLVIQAIPRDGKMYFFGPVAPTTTGISGQVMVDSPLGSVDISSDTAIVETTDDGVSLFAGPRQDAFFFDFFQFNAVIGGMAPDGFKPAGDPNSTDDDDTTAVDTFDDANTMSIVVEIPNSMLGETTATNVLGLNVYKTWVTTNAKQ
- a CDS encoding DUF4331 family protein; translation: MKLNNIKILFLAVGSLAMLASCNNDDDYTPPMAMATCNDGMMNGDETGVDCGGSCTPCEDGMEPMMPDFSGTYTQIDFMGRPGINTVLSADDETKNAHNMAIPSEMGAMFQAGFEARLEAYHDVYANILGADPAAVNFEPNILGDILNGPEDDGFTNNPVSATVLTTVLANDVLEVAPDLPTTYFNPGMGAPNYEGAIGLTGRTPQDDVIDISLILLFGGGDGARFSGQDTDMDGMQDLPRLTSDGVGLTADISTTFPYLGAPE
- a CDS encoding tetratricopeptide repeat protein encodes the protein MKFYIYFLALLLTFSCSEKAHETVASEADYNPYLKTEPTKTTSKYYELWNAKIRPDSMQLTSFGIVGGEYNRYFKETGDISYLKKAEQSLTRAVEIASIGRAGYRRSLARNYISQHRFKEALVMAKEARKLGADPKESQFLLFDVHMELGNYGLAEKYLDSTKNMKDFGYLIRLAKWNDYKGDLDATITFMEKAKSIALESKNKSLMLWSLTNLADYYGHAGRLKDSYEHYLKALEIDSNNAYAKKGIAWIVFSNDKNPEEALRILDSVTMTYNAPDYYLLKAEIADYMGNNLIRLKNLDEYFQRVDNPSYGGMYNVYNLGLYIDETKQYEKALELAKQEVQNRPTPESYSWLAYTYLKAGDKDRAKELMDIYVVDKTYEPALLYQVAEVYKAHNDVKKVKELKNELIGAAYELGPLMEKQIQDL